The Thermodesulfobacteriota bacterium DNA window ATTGATGAGGTTTAGACTTATGAAAGCGTGTTGAAAGCTCGATAATGTGATGGTTTAAGGATTCTTTAATACAAAAATATATAAGAAGTTTTGTTCATGAATTTATTTGGTAAATACTGAAAAAAGATTAGGAGGATCGATTATGGGTTCAGAAAGGCCAATATTTATACCAGTGATTCTTGGAACTCCTCGACAGGGGCGGATGAGCGAGCATGCGGCGAAGTTTATTCATGGTGAGGTGTCAAAGCGCGAAGGTGTTGCGACGGAACTAATTGATGTCAGGAATATTCCGCTTTCTTTAAACGATGCTGGAGAACAGATAAAGGATCCCAAATTTTCAGAAACCGCTTCAAGGGCAGATGCCATGATCCTTGTAGCCCCGGAATATAATCATGGTTATCCGGGTCCGATGAAGCATTTACTCGATACCAACCTTAAGGAGTATATACATAAGGCTGTGGGAATCTGTGGGGTTTCTGCCGGTCCATTCGGGGGGTCAAGGGTCATAGAAAACCTTCTACCAGTGATGAGGGAATTAGGGCTTGTTACAATATTCTGGGACGTTAATTTCTCTTTAGTTCAAAACGTCTTCGACGGGAATGGGAAATTGCTGGACGAGGCTTTTGTAAGACGGGCGGAGAAATTTCTCAATGAGCTGATATGGATGGCAAAGGTCCTAAGGTATGGCCGGGAGAATGTGTCTATAG harbors:
- a CDS encoding NADPH-dependent FMN reductase; its protein translation is MGSERPIFIPVILGTPRQGRMSEHAAKFIHGEVSKREGVATELIDVRNIPLSLNDAGEQIKDPKFSETASRADAMILVAPEYNHGYPGPMKHLLDTNLKEYIHKAVGICGVSAGPFGGSRVIENLLPVMRELGLVTIFWDVNFSLVQNVFDGNGKLLDEAFVRRAEKFLNELIWMAKVLRYGRENVSID